One window of Manihot esculenta cultivar AM560-2 chromosome 17, M.esculenta_v8, whole genome shotgun sequence genomic DNA carries:
- the LOC110604534 gene encoding TIR-only protein has translation MQRLPSTAKDLSRKILHHHHHLLLHKPSIRPLPCDVFINHRGIDTKRTIAGLLFDHLSRLGLNPFLDSKNMKPGDRLFDKIDSAIGECKIGVAVLSPRYCDSYFCLHELALIMETKKRVIPIFCDVKPSQLRVKDNGTCLPQELQRFTNALEEAKYTVGLTFDSHKGDWSEFLSTATDAIVKNLIEVAGEEARTNGIKMRSLSFSRAINKHKDLHE, from the exons ATGCAAAGATTGCCCTCCACAGCTAAGGACTTGTCTCGTAAAATCttgcaccaccaccaccacctccttcTTCACAAACCCAGCATTAGACCACTACCctgtgatgttttcattaaTCATAGAGGAATTGATACCAAGAGAACCATTGCAGGATTGCTCTTTGACCATCTTTCAAGACTCGGCCTTAACCCTTTCTTGGATAGCAAGAACATGAAACCTGGTGATAGGTTGTTTGACAAGATTGATTCAGCTATCGGCGAGTGCAAGATTGGCGTTGCTGTTCTTTCCCCTCGTTATTGCGATTCTTATTTTTGCCTCCACGAGTTGGCTTTGATAATGGAAACGAAAAAACGAGTTATTCCCATTTTTTGCGACGTGAAACCTTCTCAGCTTCGAGTTAAGGACAACGGAACCTGCCTTCCCCAGGAGCTTCAAAGATTTACAAATGCTCTTGAAGAGGCAAAGTACACGGTGGGACTTACATTTGATTCTCATAAAGG GGACTGGTCGGAGTTCTTGTCGACGGCGACCGATGCAATTGTAAAAAACTTGATTGAAGTGGCCGGAGAAGAAGCTCGCACGAACGGAATAAAGATGAGAAGCTTGTCTTTTTCCAGAGCGATAAACAAACACAAGGATCTTCATGAATAA